In Trichomycterus rosablanca isolate fTriRos1 chromosome 5, fTriRos1.hap1, whole genome shotgun sequence, the sequence ataaataggagaAAAAAGATGAGGTGGAGGTgcaatacatatatacaatgcATGTAAATTTTATTCACTCTTTGGGCTGGGAAGGTGTAAGGTTTTCTCTATGTTGCCCAGCGAATACTCTTTCAACTGAGTGCTTAAATGTTTGGTGCCTCTGGCAACTTCCTTTTTTGCCCTTATTTAGTCACAGCTATGACAGTTGGCATTATGGCACAATTACTTAACCGCATGAAGTCTAGACCTGAGCGACAGTCTTTATTCTTGTGTTTTCTTTGTAAACATGTTATATAAAACAGGTATTAAAGTAAGATGAATGTCCCCGTCTTACCCTGTGCAGCTTGGCGATTGGTTCGGTAGGTGGCCATGCCCATCAGCGCCCAGATCTTTGTCTCATCTGGGTCGACGCCCATGCAGACATCAATACTCCAATGACCTCACCGTCCGGGAATTTACACGGCCAGCCAGTCGCATTCATGCTTAAAGAGCTGCAGGATAAGGTGAGTCAAGTCAACCCAAGGTTATACTTACAGTACAATATTCACCTACTGTACGTTGGCTTAGTTGGCACCGTGAAAAAAACATGCCCACGCAGTTTAATCAGACATCTGAGATTACTCTTCACGTAACAGTCCTGGAAATTTTCCAAATGTTTGGTTTGCACAAAAACAAGCCGTTAAGACTTGGAGATGAGAGTCTAAGAACAGTCGACTGAGTTGTTTGTTAACTTTTTGGTTAAAGGTTGCAAATGTTTTAGCACATAAAGGTGACTTGATATTTTTTTGAAAAGTTTATCTTCACAAGTGCTTCAAATATAAAAGGTTTAAGatattgtgtatattttgtTGCAGGCACATCAAAAGTTAACATACACTTGTAGGGCAACTGTAGTAGAGATACTCATGATAGcgggattttaatgatttctgaaACAGTTctatttttgttaataatatCAAATATCTTTATTAAACATGCTGAGCAGTCAGAATTGTTCAAAAACTGGTCAGTTCAAATCTGAGCTCTGCTTTAGGGTGCCTACAAACAGTTATGATTGGCTTATCATGCTGGGTGGGAGAACAGCAGAGATTCCTCATCACtactgcaattatgacctctgctggctggtcgatgatgctgcacagagacgaggaataatggagagcagtgtggGATTTTCCGTAACGTGTCACTGATCTCTGTATGAACACAtttgaaaagaagcagttggcaACTGCACATGTGTGGGTACGACCCTCTTTCATCAGGATAGGGGTCTGGGTAAATATCCAGGGTATTTgggtatgactagattgggagaaaaatggaaaaatgaataaatagagtAATAAAAAGAGAATAGTTCCAAAATTCTAATTATTTCTTCAAGTATTCAGATGGAGATTTTTAcatcacacactgtacatttcTGTATTGTAACGCTATGAAGTACAAACCATGTTCAAACCCGTCACACCGTATTAtgtaacacaaacacattcacagtgTCCTTGACTACAAGTGtctgtaaacaaaacaaaactactGTCTATCATTATTGCTTAAGTTTCATCTTCTGATGTCTTTGCTTGAAGATGCCAGAGGTTCCCGGTTTCTCCTGGATGAAACCATGTCTCACTGCTAGAGATCTGGTCTACATCGGCCTGAGAGACGTTGACCCCGGCGAGCAGTGAGTATTCCTAGTGAAAttagtggatttttttttttggaaatccactcatttttaattcaattaaggaaaacacatttatataagATTGTAATCTGTTACATTTGCAATTATTAGAAAGCAACTGCACTGACAAATGGTGGATGATGTGCAAAGGAAAAAAATCAGTTGACTAATACCGATACTGGTCTGACAATAACGATTCCATTGTAATTAATCAGACTCTTCAAACAAGAAATGCAAACTGTTGGTAGAACAATGACGACATGCGTCAGTGTctccacaacatacacacacccataaaatatttttcaaagagcttgttggacatcccatttcacaAACAAAAGACGTTAAAATAGTGACCtctctgtgatcttttcagctgtaacaAAAACCTATATTGAGAGGAATTCtttcaagactttaaagtatgtctgaaggaatctgtgcccattcagtcaaaaatcatttgtatagctgggcatTGATTTTGGTCAAGAAAACCTTAAATGATGTTCCAGTTTTCTCCAAatctgttcagtagggctgaggtcagggctctgtgcaggccactgaagtttctttaaataaagcttttcttcatgtcctaATGGAGCTTGCTtcgtgcacaggggcacagtcatgctaaaacaggaaaagggccttccctaatctGTTCCTGCAAAATTAGAggcatataattttctttatataattgatccattacacctgttagcaaatgcatgaatgtaataattagaaagggtgtcccaatacttttgtccatataaagtAGAATATCTTAAATTATACTGAAGTATAACTTCTGACCAGGGTCCACAAATAATTTTGGAAGCTGTCATCACCCCTTATAATCGTAACAATAGTTTAGAAACATTTTAACCTTTGATATAAAACGTACATCATTTCATGCCAACATCTGACGCCCTGCCTGTACTGACTGGTTTACAGTTATTAACAGTAATTTGGCACATTCAGACGCTCCAGCAGACATACCCAAAACctacattatttaattaaattagatTAGACGAAGTAAAATGAAAAACCTGTTCCTTCATGACAGGGACAGTTGTATAATCACTGTAACAACTCTTTTTATAGCAGGCTTTAACTGATCTGACTTTCTCTCAGTGTTATATTGAAGACCCTGGGTATTCAGTCCTTCTCAATGCGTGACATTGACAGAATGGGCATGCAGAGAGTGATGGAGGTTACACTGGATCATCTACTGGCAAGGTAGGCATATCTTGTTTAATGCAAATcactacacatgcacacacagaggTTAATTCCAGTCATGTAAAGCTAAAATACTTGTTTCTAATTTCTTAACAGGAAACAGCGTCCCATCCACCTGAGCTTCGACATTGATGCGTTTGATCCAGCACTTGCTCCCGCTACAGGAACTCCGGTTAACGGAGGACTGACCTATCGAGAGGGCATCTACATCACAGAAGAGATCCACAACACAGGTACCATACATACGTGTACAAGCATATAcgctcttcaaaaagtttctgcacttgtATATTTTGGTTAAAAATGGTAAGGGTGGTCAATCAAatgcatttttgctgatggcattaaaatagtacgacgctgggaaaaatgcctcagaaggtgactgtgtagaaaatgtaatttgtaattaaaatctttaataaatagagtttgaaaaagtgcggaaactttttgaaggacCCTCATATCTATCTATTTCTGTATGATGTTAATATCACAACCAACTGGTATATTTTAAGCCACACAGTTTGCTAAACTGATCATGGATTTTCTCTGAAGGTTTGCTGTCTGCAATGGACCTGGTGGAGGTAAATCCGACATTGGGCGCAAATGCTGAGGCGGTGGAGGCTACAGCCGGTCTCGCTGTGGACGTGATTGCTTCGTCTCTGGGTCAGACACGTGGGGATAACACTGTGCTGCAGGACACCGAACAGCTCGGCCTGTAGAACCACGAGGACTGAGAAGCATGGACATAAAATACCAACCGCCTGGCATTCCAAAGTTTAGCACAGTACAAAAACTTTTGCACATGAAATGAACTATGGTGCACAGGAGTGAACGTGTGAACATTTAGTTTGAGTGAGTGATTGTAGAGAGGGAGTGCGCAACCCTCagaaatcaaacacacacaagcgtAGCATAAAGCTAAAGACTACCTACTCAGACTGATAGCGGTATTGATCGATGTTGCTAATAGTTAGCACGGTTGAATTTAATGCAGCTTTGCTTAAAAAAAAGGACAGTTTTAATTTTATGCAACAGTTTGAGTCCTCACCTATGAAAAGACctgcttttaattatttgattGTAAAGTTTTGAgaaattgtatatttttttgcatttctttcATGTGAGCCAACATTACTGTTTCAAAGATGTTGGTGGCATGATGAATAACTTTTATTAGTTGaatattcatgtttttattagtgTATTTTCTTGTCATGACAAAATAAATCAACATTTGATCTTTAAATTCTTTTAAACATTGTCCTATTTAGTATTTCATTTAGACATTTACAAACAGCACATATCAACATCACCTGATTTCTGGTATCATACTGATTAGTTTCTAAATATTGAGACTTTAACTTTGAAGAAAAGTATTTGCCTTGCCTGTAAAGTCAATTACTGAATGTGGACGTGAGTGAGATTCAGTAAAAGCAAGTAGCAGTAATGCTACCTTCTTGGTCAGTCTATTTACTGTTTGTGTGAGGTAAAAAACTATTCATTTGAAGAggcaaacacaacacacactgttttttgctgtgtttggaaCACAAAACCTGCATTAACTAGTTTAATACAGCGATATATTGTCACAGAATTTAACAGCAGACACCAGCTTCAGACCAGCGGCTAGCTAATAGAGCTAACAAAGCTGTTTTTTAGGCAGGTCTAGctaacatttcatttaaattctaaattgcTTTGATTAATTCTCAAATTTAAATTTAGCTAGCTGACATAACATAGCTAGCATAACCTGACAGGCAGTGTAGGTAGCATGCTAGTTGGTGATTAGCTAGCATCTGTTGGCAACATTGCTGCcctgttttattgttattaacctGACAGACTTTACTAATTTTGACAGGTAATGCATGTAAATGTCTGGTTAGCATTTGTTCATTTAACTATCCAACTCAATTGTGTCACTCAGCCATTTCTTCATCAACTTTTAAACAACATTATTTGTACATCCAGGACAAGTTTTTGGAGGAAAACATCCGGAAACCTACAGCACATTTGTCCTGTATGGTCAGATGTAGtcaaaaaaacacaatttttttATGAACACAGACAGTAAACAAGTGCACATAGCCTGCTCACCTGTAGCAAATTCAGCATTTTAGCAACCTTTAAAACGACCTGCACTTTTCCACAGTCTATTGTCAGAACATGTGTTGGTTTAATGGGGGCAAATTGAGGGTGTGTGCAGTGTGGCGGTTGGCAGCCAATAGGCTGTGTTGTTTGAGGGGCAGGATACCTGACCTTCCGGCACACATTCAGACAGCACATGGCAGATTGCCTCCCCGGGCGACTTCGTCATGTTGCCATATTCCAGGAAACACTATAGAATTCGTACAGTATGTACAATACTGTGCAAAGGTCATAGGgtactagggctgggtatcgccactaatttcctggatcgattagattccgattcacaaggtcccgattcgattcgatcttcgattcgatttcgattcaacacatttaggcatatttgagttacattaacaggttttgtttaaatatgtacagatgtacagagaacgaatgtgataattgtacaaagaacactcattattaaaaatatttgtttttacataaataagtaatccacaacaaaaaacagtaacataaattttttttattattattattttatatgtctgacacgctacaacagtgtatgtgtaatgtaaacatacacctggctgttgcacagcttatgccaagttcacactacacaactttctgatttgccgggtcactgtacagttcacactgcacgactgatgggtgatgAGGGGGTTTCacatctacaccatctatcaccaggaggaatctcagatgagtctgtctggtctcccaaactacgttttgtcacaaaaacacatgtgagaagtgacgaggggtttaatgaaaccACGTCCTAAAATACACTCCAACAAGTAGCAAACTCTGAAGTAATCATTTGGTATTTTATACCTAGGCTTCTTTGAGCACTTCCTAGAGTTCTTTATTTGATTTAGACTGtctttcatttctttctctGTCAAGGTGTTTCCATACTGCCTCAATAATATTTAGGTCTGGACTGTGGATGCTGGTACATGACTGTCAAGTGTTTTATTAGCTGTTTTTCTCTCCAAATTTGTCCTGGTGATTGTCATCatgctgaaaaataaaattattcccTTTTTAGAAGGAAATGCAtggtgaatgaattaatgaaattcattaaaattaattaaaacctGTCTATACTTTTCAGCAGTCATGATCCAATTAGTTTGGACAGTATCGCCAACACCACTGGCAGTAATGCAGCTCTAAACCAGGACAGATTCTCAACCATGTTTCGCTTGAGGCCTCTAGCACTTTTTCTTCCATCTCTCTTCAACTTTTCTCTTATATTGTCGACAACTGGACCCAAAAATATTGGATTCATCACTCCATAATACTCTTTTCCACTGATCTTCATTCGAATCTTTGTGAGCTTTAGCATACCATAGTCTTTTCACTCAGTTCCCCTTctgtaaaagtgtttttttggcAGCTACCCTTCCAAAAAGACAATACCTGATCAAActtctttggactgtagaaggGTCAACTTGGCATCTTGATGAAgctgcaaacatttagttacaattaagacaacatgaaattcaaacaagagagataaaaaattaagaacatgaaaaactaaaagaaaatatagtaaaatatatcctacaatttagggaatataaaattaaaacaagagataagcaattaaaaacatgaaaactaaaagaaaatatatataccctacaatttagagaataagaaatgaaaacaagactaaaagaaatata encodes:
- the arg2 gene encoding arginase-2, mitochondrial — protein: MAVRGSMSRLFRSVHRSCCPQSRALSVAIVGAPFSKGQKRRGVEHGPKAIRDAGLVERLANLENAVHDFGDLNFQQLEEDKHFMHVPFPRTVGRANQILSDAVSRAVGAGHTTVMLGGDHSLAIGSVGGHAHQRPDLCLIWVDAHADINTPMTSPSGNLHGQPVAFMLKELQDKMPEVPGFSWMKPCLTARDLVYIGLRDVDPGEHVILKTLGIQSFSMRDIDRMGMQRVMEVTLDHLLARKQRPIHLSFDIDAFDPALAPATGTPVNGGLTYREGIYITEEIHNTGLLSAMDLVEVNPTLGANAEAVEATAGLAVDVIASSLGQTRGDNTVLQDTEQLGL